The DNA region TATCTATCTGGCTCAGTTCCTGGGTGCTGCCGCTGACCGGCATTCCCTGGTCGGACAGCATGGCGTTGACCTCCAGGTTCTCCCCCAGGCGTCCGTTGACCCTGACGTTCAGGGACTGGTCCAGTGACAGGTCCCTCCCGCTGCCCAGGCTTATTCCCACGGATTTGCTGCCGCCGAACCTCAGTTGTCCGTCCCTGGCCTGCAGCCATTGGCTCAGGCTGTCGGATCCGGCCTGCTGGCTCGAGGCCGGCAAAGAAACCAGTTTAAAAGTATCGGGAAATAATTGCAGATACTGTCTCTGAGGCGGTATCTGCAGAGGCAGGGCCGAAAAATAGATAGTAAGAGTATCCCCCCAGGCCAGGGGCAATGCCAGATAGATAGTTCCCTGGTTGTAATCAATGGCGTAATCCAGATTGCGCAACAGGCGCCTCTCACCCAGCAGGACGCTGTCGCTGCCGAGAAAAACGAAGGGCGCCCCCAGCCGGTATTCATTCACAGCGGGGTCGCCTGCGATCATAATGCTTTTCCGGATCGGGGAGATGCTCTCCGCTCCAGAATAACCGAACCATAGGCCCAGGGCAATAATTGTTATGGCCACGCTGGTCCGCATAGCCCCTAGAACTTGACAAAGGCCAGATTTCCATCCTCGGCGACAACTCCGCTGCCGAACGGGCTCAGGGCTACGGCATATGGCTTCTGGAAGGGAACCCCCATCTGTTTGACCCACTGATCCCTTTCATAAACATACACCCCGACCATCCCCTGTTCCGGCTGGCATATCCACAGCCGTCCCAGGTAATCGAAGCCCACCGCCTGAGGGTGGTTCCCAACCGGTATATGTATTGAGCTGTGCCTGGCGCCGTAAAGATTATAGAACATGATTATCCCGCTGCGCGAATCAGCCAGGGCCATAATGTTCCTTGAGACATCAATCGTGATCGAGCCCGGACGGAACACGCCCCCGCCGGACATCTCGATGCGAAAGCTCCGCAGTTCATATCCTGAGCGGTCAACCACCTTGACCTGGGCATTGATGCCGTCCAGCAGATAAATGTCACCGGTGATGGTGGCGGCGCCGGTCGAGGCCGAAATGCCGGAAAAGCCCGCTTCGGATAACTGCTGTCCTTTCCGGTCGAAGCATTTTATTTTCCGATCCAGGTTATTCAGCAGCCAATAACAATCCGCTCCGCCGGTTATAAGAACATCCCTGGGCCGGGACAGATCTGTACGAAAAAGCTCCGTTCCGTCCCAGCCGGCCGAGGCCAGAACCCAGCCGGCAGCCTGGGTATAACAGGCATTGCCCGAACGGTCGGCGGCCAGAGAGGAAACTTCCGACAAGATCTGGAGGGGATAACGCAATGCGATATCAACCGATCTTTCATTCATCCTGATCGAGGGCCTTGGCGGGTCAATGTAGGCGGTGCAGGAAAGGATCGCCAGGCTGGAAATCAGCAGATACCTTTTAAACTTCATTATATTCGATCCCCAATAATTGAAAAATCCTCCGAGGCTGCATCCACAGGGCAGGAGGATTTTTCGGCTTATCACTGTATTTAAAAACTTTTTCCCAGAGCCACCCCGATATCGCAATTGCGGGTGGTTAGGAACTTAAGCTGCCAGCTCTCCTCAAGCTCCGCCCTCTTCAGCCGGTTCTTGTTGTATCGCTTGGTCAATCGGGCGGCATTGACCGCTGAAAGAAGGTGGTTTAAAATGGCCGCCCCGTAAGAATAGCTTATCCGGTGCAAAGATTCCTGGCTCTTGACCCTCAAGCCCCGGTATTGATACCAATCAGTTTGCGTCTGCCAGGCCCAGTCATCGGGGGACCCGTATAGCAGTCCGGTCACATAGGTCTCCTGAGCCTGGGGGTCATCGGGGTAGATCATCCGGGCCTCGGCCCAGATGTCCTCGTTGTACCAGTAACTGCTGGGGTATTCGTAGATATTCTGGTAGTAGATATCCTCGGTCTGTTCCGGGTTGGCCCCGGCCTGCTGGGCGGCAAAATTGCGGTAATCCCGCTTCCACATCTCCCCCTGAAATTTGGAAAAGGCGGCGAATGACCAGATCATGGCCTCGGCCCCCAGAAAAGCCTTGGCCTGGGTCTTGGCCCCGGCGTAATACTCGCCGGCTCCCGGAAGGATCAGAGACATGAAGAAAGCCTTTTTAAGGGATTTTTTCGGGACTCTTATTTTTTCAGTTTTGGTGTTAGAATCCACCGGAAGGGATACGGCTGAAGGCGTGATCTCATCCACATTGATGTGAGTGCTATCAGCGCTGGGTCCCTTTTCTTCCACCGCGCTTTCCACCGCCAACAGGCTGCCGGATAGAAATGCCGCCATCATAAATGTATAGATAAAATACTTAATCATCTTATCACCGCCGCTTTCAATATCTGGTATTGGGTATCGTTAGTGGATACAGCCTCCAGCCGGATCAAGTAGACCCCGAAGGCCAGGTTGCCAAGCTGCCATAATATTTCGTTCTCTGTTCCGGCAAATCCCGGCTGGCTGAAATCCTGGACCAGGTCGCCGGCCAGGTTGAAAACTTTTATATTCACGTTGGCTTGAGTGTTCAAGGAGAATCGTATTTTGGCGGAATTCCCCCGGGCCGGATTGGGATACACATAAGCATTGGCCAGCAGTTTATCCGAACTCTTCAGCGGATGCTGGGAAAGATCCCAATTCAAATATCCGGAGTTGGCCTGGTCGTTATGGAACCCGGTCCAGTGGCTGGTCCTGCTGGAAAAAGCTGACGGAAGGCTCCAGACATACAGCCTTCCGTCATCGCAGCCGATGGCCAGTTCGGTGCCGGTGGTATCTCCGTCCAGATCAAACGCCAACGGTGTGGAATAGGTACGGCCACCGATGGTCAAAGGGAAGCCGGCCGCATCGGTGCCGTCATTGTTGAAGGCCATCAACGAGTTGTCCGGGGAGCCGATCACGATCTCCGGCAGGCGGTCCCCGTCCACATCGGCCATTATCGGAGAGGACTGCACTAATTGCGATGCCGAAACAACCACCGGGAATCCCTCCACCAGGGTGCCGTTGTAGTTGTAGACGTGAAGTTTATTGTCCACCGCCAAGGCGATCTCCAGATATCCGTCCCCGTCAATATCGCCCAGGGCCGGAGAAGACAGGGCGATCCCACTATAGCTTACCGGCCAGCCCTTCAAAAGCTTACCGGCCTTATCTATCACATAGATGCCCTTGTTGGTACAGCATACGATCTCCGGATTTCCGTCCCGGTCAATATCGCCTACCGCCGGCGAGGAGCTGACCACATCGGCCCAGGGTTGCAATGCCGGGAATCCCGCCACCAACTCTCCATTCCCTTTAAAAACGAACACCCGGCTGTCGCCGGAAAGAACGATGATCTCCTTCCCCGGCGACGAGGCATCCAATTCGGCCAAAGCCGGAGTGGAGCGGGTTTCCATTTTCAGATCATAGGGAAAGCCCGATAGAATATTCCCTTGATGGTCCCAAACATGCAATTTCATATCCTCGCCGGCCGCAATCACCTCCATGGTGTCATCGCCGGTGACATCGCCCAGAGTCACTGAGGAATATATGGGCCCGGTAACATTGACCGGAAATCCTGACATTAGCGTGGCGTGGTAGATAACGTAAGGGTTTCCATTGTCCGAAAGCACCGTGTCCGGCTGGGGGATCAGGCTGAACCCGGATATCTGCCCCTCGGTCATGGAATAAGACGAGGTAATGAATACCTCCTGCACCCCGTCCAGATTTATATCGGCCACCGCCGGCGAGGAATATATATAACTGCCGTCCTTGACCCGGGCGATCTCGGCCCGGACCTGGACCGTGTCGTTGCCCGCCAGCACCAAAACCGTATCCCGGTTGAACAACCCGGAGCCGTCAGCCTTCCAGGCATACAATCTGCCCAACACACCGGCAACCAACACCGCTTTATAGGATGAATCGGTGCCGGGATACATTGTTATATAATTAACGCTGTTCCAGTCCACCGTATCCCCCAGCACTGCCGGGAAGCCCGGCACCGCCCAGCCCACCTTCACCCGGGCTTTCATGGTATCCCCCGGAAGTGAGATGTTATAGATGGAGATATGGGTGGACGAGCCGTCGTTGGCCAGAGTGGCTGGGTTGCTGGCGTCATCCAGCCGGTCGTTATTGCCCCTGAAATAGGCATCGTAGGGGCTGGCGATGGTGGAATACGGCGAGCTGACCCAGTGCCGCAGATCCTGGATATGGTCGGCCTCCAGCATATAGATGGCCTTGACATTGCCGGTCATCAGGCTGTTATCATCCCAGCGCTGTCGGATCAAGTCTTCATCCACATGATAAACCAGAAGACCCCCTTTGTTCAGGTCGAAGGGCAACGACATGTCGTAATCGTCAACCTTCACCAGCACCCCGTTGCGCCAGGTCCGCACCGCACTGTGATCCGAACCGTAGCCGTAGATCAGGGAATCGGAAAAATCTACAGCATCGTCGGGGTTGGCCCAGGCCCGGCGGTTCTCTATCAGATAATATTCGTGGGAATTGATCGGGATCTTGACGATGGCTTTGGGATCCTTGGCCACCCAGGCGAAAACCTGTTCGAAGTCGTCCCCCGGCTTAAGCTCTATGGGTTCGGCCCAGCCCAGAAATACCTTGCACCAGGCCGAAAGATGCGGCGGGACATAGGCGTTCATGTTGAATGAGCCCCAGGACATCAACTCCCACTCCCCCAGCCCGGCCGACTCGTAGGTGTAATCATAAAGGTCGGGCAGTCCCAGCTGGTGGCCGAATTCGTGGGCAAACTCCCCCTGGGAGCCCAGCACCATGCCGTCCTGGCTCTGGGTGGCGGCGTCCAGGATCCCATCGTAGATGGTATCGGCCCCGGCATTGGCGATCAGCGGCTGGTCGCCCAAAGAGATGAACACCGAGGGGATATCGGCCCCCCAAGGATCGGTCTGCCAGCAGGAGCCGGCATGAACGATCATAAATGATTGATAATCACGGAAGGATATATTCAGCGGGTCGTTATCTGCCGCGGCTATGGCATCCCTGAATAGGAAATACAGTCCGGCTCCCCAGTTGTCCCAGTTATTATAGAAGTCGCTGTAGAAAGACATCTGGTGCGGCAGGGTATAGTCGGCGGTATCTCCCTTGGGAAACTGCTCGAACTCAATATAGAGTTTTCCATAGGAGACCGCCCAGTAGTAGTTGTGCATGGCCAGCATCTGGTTATGGATATAGGTGCTGTCGTGAGGCGGCTCGTAATACAGGTTGTGCCCCTGGGCCGGATCGTTGTTGGTGTAGATCGGCTCCCCGTTGCCGGCATAGTCAAAATGCCCGTTGCCGGTGGTGTTGATGTCGCTATCCAGCTGGAACTGGGCTTTGATCACCAGCACCCGGATGGTGTCGGGAGTGGCTGCCTTGATGCCTTTTTTTACCTTGGCGGCCCGGATCCCTCCCAGGATATTGCGGGTGGAAACGGCGTCCCGGTAGCCCTTGGGCTGCTGTTTTATCTGTTCGGCAATGGACATGGAACTTTTCCAGGTCGCCTTCAAATTCTTCAGATCATCGCCGTGCAATCTGCTAGCAAGCAATACTGTAATGGCCACCAATCCGATCATATTATTAAATGATAACCTCAAAACGCCTCCCCCGATTCATAGGTTTGAATGTCTGTTAAAATACTGCCGACAGCGAGAATTTTTTGTTGAAATTCTGCAGATCGCCGCCCGGCTCCATGGCAAAGTCAAATTGTATCTTGCGGAATCCCACCCCGGCACCGTAGGTGGGGCCTTTGATGTGCCCAACTTCGTCCAACACATATCCGGCCCGCAGGGCCAGGCTGGCCGGGCCCAGATACCAGTATTCCATTCCCAGGTGGTGGACCACATCCTGGAGCTCCTCCTTCCATGGGCGGTCTGGTGAAAGGTCAACGATGGTCTTGGTGAAATCCCAGGCAGCGGTCATCTTGGAATACTTGCCGTCCAGGATATCGTAAGCGGTGCCAACCCTGACGTTGCGGGACAGTGGATCGGCCTCCTGGGCATCGATATAGGTAAGTTTGGGGCCGATGTTCTGGACATTCAGGCCCAGGGCCAGGCCCTCAAACGGCCCGCGATAAAGCAGGCCCAGGTCCACCGCCCAGGTGGTGGCGATCCCTTTTCCCTGCTCGCCCGGAGCCCCAAAGGGTGCCAGATGCGAGTAGATCAGCTTCAGGTT from Candidatus Edwardsbacteria bacterium includes:
- a CDS encoding immune inhibitor A, producing MRLSFNNMIGLVAITVLLASRLHGDDLKNLKATWKSSMSIAEQIKQQPKGYRDAVSTRNILGGIRAAKVKKGIKAATPDTIRVLVIKAQFQLDSDINTTGNGHFDYAGNGEPIYTNNDPAQGHNLYYEPPHDSTYIHNQMLAMHNYYWAVSYGKLYIEFEQFPKGDTADYTLPHQMSFYSDFYNNWDNWGAGLYFLFRDAIAAADNDPLNISFRDYQSFMIVHAGSCWQTDPWGADIPSVFISLGDQPLIANAGADTIYDGILDAATQSQDGMVLGSQGEFAHEFGHQLGLPDLYDYTYESAGLGEWELMSWGSFNMNAYVPPHLSAWCKVFLGWAEPIELKPGDDFEQVFAWVAKDPKAIVKIPINSHEYYLIENRRAWANPDDAVDFSDSLIYGYGSDHSAVRTWRNGVLVKVDDYDMSLPFDLNKGGLLVYHVDEDLIRQRWDDNSLMTGNVKAIYMLEADHIQDLRHWVSSPYSTIASPYDAYFRGNNDRLDDASNPATLANDGSSTHISIYNISLPGDTMKARVKVGWAVPGFPAVLGDTVDWNSVNYITMYPGTDSSYKAVLVAGVLGRLYAWKADGSGLFNRDTVLVLAGNDTVQVRAEIARVKDGSYIYSSPAVADINLDGVQEVFITSSYSMTEGQISGFSLIPQPDTVLSDNGNPYVIYHATLMSGFPVNVTGPIYSSVTLGDVTGDDTMEVIAAGEDMKLHVWDHQGNILSGFPYDLKMETRSTPALAELDASSPGKEIIVLSGDSRVFVFKGNGELVAGFPALQPWADVVSSSPAVGDIDRDGNPEIVCCTNKGIYVIDKAGKLLKGWPVSYSGIALSSPALGDIDGDGYLEIALAVDNKLHVYNYNGTLVEGFPVVVSASQLVQSSPIMADVDGDRLPEIVIGSPDNSLMAFNNDGTDAAGFPLTIGGRTYSTPLAFDLDGDTTGTELAIGCDDGRLYVWSLPSAFSSRTSHWTGFHNDQANSGYLNWDLSQHPLKSSDKLLANAYVYPNPARGNSAKIRFSLNTQANVNIKVFNLAGDLVQDFSQPGFAGTENEILWQLGNLAFGVYLIRLEAVSTNDTQYQILKAAVIR